From Butyricimonas paravirosa, one genomic window encodes:
- a CDS encoding LD-carboxypeptidase, whose amino-acid sequence MLRPIYLQPGDKVALISPSGVATKEQLDAACSLLTSWELEPVPGQHVLSRHGRLAGTDEERLHDLQTALDAEDIRAIWCMAGDYGMLRIVQEADYSIFQGNPKWVIGMNDITVLHSKLHSLGIESLHAFMPSDYNTTSPEVVTQLRNFLFGIISSYAIPAHPFNRPGIVETEMIGGMLQWVHNLHDTCIERNTKGTILFIEDPSDDLYEIDRNVKCMKYAGKFQHLAGLIIGEFGKDSTPEFKEEVYKLIHDAVEDYTYPVCFGLPAGHVRNNFPLILGANVELIVHPKGAELHFP is encoded by the coding sequence ATGTTACGACCTATATACCTGCAGCCGGGAGATAAGGTGGCTTTAATTTCACCCTCCGGCGTTGCAACAAAAGAACAGCTGGATGCGGCCTGTTCACTCCTGACCTCTTGGGAGTTGGAACCTGTACCCGGACAACACGTTCTTTCCCGACACGGGAGATTGGCAGGCACGGATGAAGAACGATTACATGATTTACAAACAGCCCTTGACGCCGAGGACATCCGGGCCATCTGGTGCATGGCGGGAGATTACGGGATGTTACGTATCGTGCAAGAGGCGGATTATTCCATATTTCAAGGAAACCCCAAATGGGTGATCGGGATGAATGACATCACGGTGTTACACTCCAAACTCCATTCCCTCGGAATCGAGAGTTTACACGCCTTCATGCCTTCCGATTACAACACAACTTCCCCGGAAGTGGTCACGCAATTACGGAATTTTCTTTTCGGGATTATTTCTTCATACGCCATCCCTGCACACCCGTTCAACCGACCGGGAATCGTGGAAACAGAAATGATCGGTGGAATGTTGCAATGGGTGCATAACCTGCATGACACTTGCATCGAACGGAACACGAAAGGGACGATCCTTTTCATCGAGGACCCGTCTGACGATCTGTACGAAATTGACCGGAACGTGAAATGTATGAAATACGCTGGGAAATTCCAGCACTTAGCCGGATTGATCATTGGGGAATTCGGGAAAGACTCGACCCCGGAATTTAAAGAAGAAGTGTATAAATTGATTCATGACGCAGTGGAAGATTACACGTACCCCGTGTGTTTCGGTCTTCCGGCCGGACACGTGCGCAACAATTTTCCCCTGATCCTGGGAGCAAACGTGGAATTAATCGTTCACCCGAAAGGAGCGGAACTACATTTCCCCTGA
- the mnmA gene encoding tRNA 2-thiouridine(34) synthase MnmA, giving the protein MKEPVTCNLPIGNSPKANPPRVLMAMSGGIDSTVAAMLLQDQGYELVGVTYRVYDQISQACMEKEKGCCSVNAIFEAKHMALQMGFEHHILDIRKDFNDLVIRNFIDEYLQGHTPNPCVLCNSTIKWGKLIAMADELGCDYIATGHYARIGQQDGRYFLRKGVDETKDQTYFLWTLTQENLARTIFPLGELTKPEVRQIALEKGYEKLSKKSESQEICFIPDNDYRTFLAENVENFTEKYGPGLFVDTSGKRLGEHRGFPNYTIGQRKGLGIALGHPMFVVDIRPESNEVVLGTREELQGKTFRAKDINLMKYASLPDGFEVNAKIRYRNRGAQASVYHENDLLRVEFHEGMDSITPGQSAVLYEGTDVVGGGIII; this is encoded by the coding sequence ATGAAAGAACCTGTAACCTGTAACCTACCAATTGGTAACTCGCCGAAGGCGAATCCTCCCCGGGTATTAATGGCCATGAGCGGCGGAATTGATAGCACGGTGGCAGCCATGTTGCTACAAGATCAAGGGTACGAGCTGGTAGGGGTTACTTACCGGGTATACGATCAAATCTCCCAGGCCTGCATGGAGAAAGAAAAAGGGTGTTGCAGCGTGAACGCCATTTTCGAGGCTAAACACATGGCCCTGCAAATGGGATTTGAACATCACATTCTCGATATTCGGAAAGATTTTAATGATCTGGTGATTCGGAATTTCATCGATGAATACTTGCAAGGACACACGCCCAATCCTTGCGTACTCTGCAATTCCACGATCAAATGGGGAAAATTGATTGCCATGGCCGACGAGTTAGGCTGTGATTATATTGCCACGGGACACTATGCACGCATCGGTCAACAGGACGGACGTTATTTTCTGCGCAAAGGAGTGGACGAGACCAAAGACCAGACTTATTTCCTCTGGACGTTAACCCAGGAAAATCTTGCCCGCACGATCTTTCCTCTGGGGGAATTAACAAAACCTGAAGTACGACAAATTGCCTTGGAGAAAGGATACGAGAAACTCTCCAAGAAAAGCGAGAGCCAAGAAATTTGCTTTATCCCAGATAATGATTACCGTACCTTCCTCGCGGAGAACGTGGAAAACTTTACAGAGAAATACGGTCCCGGATTGTTTGTTGACACTTCCGGCAAACGCTTGGGAGAACACCGGGGATTCCCCAACTACACGATCGGACAACGCAAGGGACTCGGCATCGCCCTAGGACATCCCATGTTCGTGGTCGACATCCGACCGGAAAGCAATGAAGTCGTGCTGGGAACCCGGGAAGAACTACAAGGAAAAACGTTCCGGGCAAAGGATATTAACCTAATGAAGTACGCCTCCCTACCCGATGGCTTTGAAGTAAACGCCAAAATTCGTTATCGCAACCGGGGAGCGCAAGCCTCCGTCTATCACGAAAATGACTTACTCCGGGTAGAATTTCACGAAGGAATGGATTCGATCACCCCGGGACAAAGTGCGGTTCTATATGAGGGAACCGATGTCGTGGGGGGAGGAATTATCATCTAA
- a CDS encoding D-alanine--D-alanine ligase, with translation MKNIAIIAGGNSSEYEVSMKSGKNIYDEVDETRYNKYLVVLKERDWHVEIGEEKFPVDKNDFSFTRNGEKILFDFAYITIHGVPGENGLLQGYLDMMGVPYGCCNVLASALTFDKHTCNTYLKSYGVNVADSVMLIRGMAYDVNEIINEVGLPCFVKPNAEGSSFGVTKVKEAAQLEDALKKAFALCREVLIETFIDGTELTCGVVKAGDMDITMPIAEVVPKNEFFDFEAKYDPTKSDEIIPARISPELTNRIKILSSMIYDILRCEGIIRVDYIVREDEIFMLEVNTTPGMTSNSFVPKMVRAMGGTLREVLTKIIDNKLNR, from the coding sequence ATGAAAAATATTGCAATTATCGCCGGTGGAAATTCCTCAGAATATGAGGTTTCCATGAAATCTGGGAAGAATATATATGATGAGGTTGATGAAACCAGGTACAATAAATATCTCGTTGTTCTGAAAGAACGGGACTGGCACGTGGAGATCGGGGAGGAAAAGTTCCCCGTGGATAAGAATGATTTTTCGTTTACCCGGAACGGGGAGAAGATCTTGTTTGATTTTGCCTATATCACGATACACGGTGTTCCGGGGGAGAACGGGTTGTTGCAGGGGTATCTGGATATGATGGGTGTGCCTTACGGGTGCTGTAACGTGTTGGCCTCTGCTTTGACTTTCGATAAACACACGTGTAATACTTATTTGAAGAGTTACGGGGTAAACGTGGCCGATTCCGTGATGTTGATTCGGGGAATGGCATACGACGTGAACGAGATTATCAACGAGGTGGGGTTGCCTTGTTTCGTGAAACCGAATGCCGAGGGTTCCAGTTTCGGGGTGACAAAAGTAAAGGAGGCTGCCCAGTTGGAAGATGCCTTGAAAAAGGCTTTTGCTCTCTGTCGGGAAGTGTTGATCGAGACATTTATCGACGGGACGGAACTGACTTGCGGGGTCGTGAAGGCTGGGGATATGGATATTACCATGCCGATTGCCGAGGTGGTTCCGAAGAACGAGTTTTTTGATTTCGAGGCCAAATATGACCCGACAAAGTCGGATGAAATTATCCCGGCTCGTATCTCACCCGAACTGACTAACCGGATCAAGATATTGTCTTCGATGATTTACGATATATTAAGATGTGAAGGGATCATCCGGGTGGATTATATCGTGCGGGAGGACGAGATTTTTATGTTGGAGGTGAACACTACTCCGGGGATGACTTCCAATAGTTTCGTGCCGAAGATGGTGCGTGCCATGGGGGGGACGCTGCGGGAGGTATTGACGAAGATTATAGATAACAAGTTAAACAGATAA
- a CDS encoding MATE family efflux transporter, whose amino-acid sequence MTKINDLTQGSISKGIWSMAIPLITASFVQMAYSMTDMIWLGHLGSESVAAVGVAGFFTWLGNALSFISKVGAEVTISQSLGARASKRARAYANQSAMLSSIIALGYACFIYIAAPMLVGLFHLEENISELAIMYMRLITPGLFFTFNNNTYSGLYNGQGNSKTPLKIVATGLIFNIVLDPLLIYGYGFVPAMGTAGAAIATTFSQLVVFSIFIWNLYFRNSSIGKLYFITRLRARFVKRIVSLGLPVSMQSALFAMFSLTLATVAAQWGHIGVAVQSVGAQIEAITWMTAAGFSTALAAFTGQNFGARNLGRIRLGYHYTLKLAGGIALIACLAFLFFSKEIFSVFINEPQTLVAGSAYLKILAISQIFSAIEQVTAGAFNGCGRTTPPAIVGIILTGARIPLAYYLVTFPSLGLNGIWWSISLSSVMKGIVLAIWYQSFQKRLENGQYKPVGILGKMHAVASRLWQQFN is encoded by the coding sequence ATGACAAAGATAAACGACCTGACACAAGGGAGCATCAGCAAGGGAATTTGGAGCATGGCAATTCCCCTTATCACGGCCTCTTTCGTTCAAATGGCATACAGCATGACCGACATGATCTGGCTGGGACATTTGGGTAGCGAAAGCGTGGCCGCAGTCGGTGTCGCCGGATTCTTCACGTGGTTAGGTAACGCTTTATCATTCATTAGTAAAGTCGGGGCCGAAGTCACGATCTCGCAATCCTTGGGGGCTCGTGCAAGCAAAAGAGCCCGGGCATACGCCAACCAATCGGCCATGTTGTCATCCATCATTGCCTTGGGTTACGCTTGTTTTATTTATATCGCGGCTCCCATGCTGGTCGGGTTGTTTCACTTGGAAGAGAATATCTCGGAACTGGCCATCATGTACATGCGCCTAATCACCCCCGGACTGTTCTTCACGTTCAATAACAACACGTACAGCGGACTGTACAACGGGCAAGGAAACAGTAAAACCCCGTTGAAGATTGTCGCCACCGGATTAATATTCAACATTGTCCTCGACCCACTATTAATATACGGGTACGGTTTTGTTCCCGCAATGGGAACGGCAGGGGCAGCCATTGCCACGACGTTCTCCCAGTTAGTCGTGTTTTCTATTTTCATTTGGAACCTTTATTTCCGTAATTCATCCATCGGAAAACTATATTTTATCACCCGATTAAGAGCCCGGTTCGTGAAACGTATCGTCTCGCTCGGCTTACCCGTGAGTATGCAAAGTGCTTTATTCGCCATGTTCTCCTTGACACTGGCTACCGTGGCCGCACAATGGGGACATATCGGGGTAGCCGTGCAGAGCGTGGGCGCACAAATCGAGGCCATCACTTGGATGACAGCCGCCGGTTTTTCCACTGCCCTAGCAGCCTTCACGGGACAGAACTTCGGGGCCCGCAACTTGGGCCGCATACGCTTGGGATACCATTACACGTTGAAACTCGCCGGGGGGATCGCCTTGATCGCCTGCCTGGCCTTCTTGTTCTTTAGTAAAGAAATATTCAGCGTGTTTATCAACGAACCGCAGACACTTGTTGCAGGAAGCGCATACCTGAAAATTCTCGCTATTTCCCAGATATTCTCGGCCATAGAACAGGTCACTGCCGGGGCTTTCAACGGATGCGGACGTACCACCCCGCCTGCTATCGTGGGCATCATTCTTACAGGAGCCAGAATCCCCTTGGCCTACTACCTGGTTACGTTCCCCTCACTCGGGCTAAACGGTATCTGGTGGAGCATTTCACTCTCCAGCGTGATGAAGGGTATCGTACTGGCTATCTGGTATCAATCTTTTCAGAAACGTCTGGAAAACGGACAATACAAACCTGTCGGTATTCTGGGAAAAATGCATGCCGTGGCAAGTCGTCTTTGGCAGCAATTTAATTGA
- the metG gene encoding methionine--tRNA ligase: protein MSKFKRNLITTALPYANGPVHIGHLAGVYVPADIYVRYLRKKGEDVAFIGGSDEHGVPITIKAQKEGVTPQDIVDRYHKIIKDSFEELGISFDIYSRTSSKTHHELSSAFFKKLYDEGKFIEKTSMQFYDEKAGQFLADRYIVGKCPHCGNERAYGDQCEACGTSLNATDLIDPVSAITGNKPELKETKHWYLPLDQYEGWLKEWILEEHKEWKPNVYGQCKSWLDNGLQPRAVTRDLDWGVPVPIEGAEGKVLYVWFDAPIGYISATKDLTPEWEKYWKDPETRMIHFIGKDNIVFHCIIFPAMLKADGSYILPDNVPANEFLNLEGDKISTSRNWAVWLHEYLVEFPGKQDVLRYVLTANAPETKDNDFTWKDFQTRNNSELVAIYGNFINRTLVLTQKYFANRVPERGELTDYDKEVLAEIPQIVERVEKSLETFHFRDALKEAMNLARLGNKYLADTEPWKVIKTDEGRVKTILNICLQISANLSTLMEPFMPFSSQKLREFMNIDVIDWAKMGDGVIPAGHELGEAGLLFEKIEDATIQAQIDKLLATKKANEMASVKAVPAKENIQYEDFMKMDIRVGKIIAAEKVAKTKKLMKLTVDTGIDERTIVSGIAEHYTPEEVIGRQVSVLVNLEPKPLKGIVSQGMILMAENADGTLSFVSPDKEVKPGSEVR, encoded by the coding sequence ATGAGTAAGTTCAAGAGAAATTTGATTACCACGGCTTTGCCCTATGCGAATGGACCCGTGCATATCGGACACTTGGCGGGGGTGTACGTGCCTGCCGATATTTACGTGAGGTATCTGAGGAAAAAAGGTGAGGATGTGGCATTTATCGGTGGATCGGACGAACACGGGGTGCCGATCACGATCAAGGCTCAGAAAGAGGGTGTGACCCCGCAGGATATTGTCGATCGTTATCACAAGATCATCAAGGATTCTTTCGAAGAATTGGGTATTTCGTTTGATATATATTCCCGGACAAGTTCGAAGACGCATCACGAGTTATCTTCCGCTTTTTTCAAGAAGCTGTATGATGAGGGAAAATTTATCGAAAAGACCTCGATGCAGTTCTACGACGAGAAGGCAGGGCAATTCCTGGCAGACCGTTATATCGTGGGGAAATGTCCTCATTGCGGTAACGAACGGGCATACGGGGATCAGTGTGAAGCTTGTGGAACTAGCTTGAACGCTACCGATTTGATTGACCCGGTGTCTGCGATCACGGGAAACAAACCGGAATTGAAAGAAACAAAGCACTGGTATTTACCTTTGGATCAGTATGAAGGCTGGTTGAAAGAGTGGATTCTAGAAGAACATAAAGAGTGGAAACCGAATGTTTACGGGCAATGTAAATCTTGGTTGGACAACGGTTTGCAACCTCGTGCGGTGACCCGTGACTTGGATTGGGGAGTACCCGTTCCGATCGAGGGAGCCGAGGGAAAAGTGCTTTACGTGTGGTTTGATGCCCCGATCGGGTATATCTCTGCCACAAAAGACCTGACCCCGGAATGGGAAAAATACTGGAAAGACCCGGAAACCCGGATGATTCATTTTATCGGGAAGGATAACATTGTTTTCCATTGTATTATTTTCCCGGCCATGTTGAAAGCCGATGGTTCTTATATATTACCGGATAACGTGCCGGCCAACGAGTTCCTGAATTTGGAAGGAGATAAGATTTCCACTTCCCGGAACTGGGCGGTATGGTTGCACGAGTATCTCGTGGAGTTCCCCGGTAAACAGGACGTGTTACGTTACGTGTTGACGGCAAACGCTCCCGAAACGAAAGATAATGACTTTACCTGGAAAGATTTCCAAACCCGGAATAACAGCGAGCTGGTGGCAATCTATGGAAACTTCATTAACCGTACGTTGGTGCTGACACAAAAGTATTTTGCCAACCGGGTACCGGAACGGGGCGAGTTGACGGATTACGATAAAGAGGTCTTGGCAGAGATTCCGCAAATCGTGGAACGTGTTGAGAAGAGTCTGGAGACCTTCCATTTCCGCGACGCGTTGAAAGAGGCGATGAATCTGGCTCGTTTGGGTAATAAATATTTGGCAGATACTGAACCTTGGAAAGTGATCAAGACGGACGAGGGACGGGTGAAGACGATTCTGAATATCTGTTTACAGATTTCTGCCAACCTTTCCACGTTGATGGAACCGTTCATGCCCTTCTCTTCTCAGAAATTACGTGAGTTCATGAATATTGACGTGATTGATTGGGCTAAAATGGGTGATGGCGTGATTCCTGCCGGGCATGAATTAGGTGAGGCCGGATTGTTGTTCGAGAAGATCGAGGATGCAACAATACAGGCTCAGATTGATAAATTGTTGGCTACCAAGAAGGCAAACGAGATGGCTTCCGTGAAGGCCGTCCCTGCCAAGGAGAATATCCAGTACGAGGATTTCATGAAGATGGATATTCGGGTAGGTAAGATCATCGCTGCCGAGAAAGTGGCTAAGACCAAGAAGTTGATGAAATTGACCGTGGACACGGGAATTGACGAACGTACGATTGTTTCGGGTATTGCCGAGCATTACACGCCGGAGGAGGTGATCGGGCGTCAAGTCAGCGTGTTGGTTAACTTGGAACCGAAACCGTTAAAAGGTATCGTGTCACAAGGAATGATCTTGATGGCCGAGAATGCCGATGGAACGCTTTCCTTTGTTTCACCGGATAAAGAGGTGAAACCGGGATCGGAAGTTCGATAA
- a CDS encoding RNA polymerase sigma-70 factor has protein sequence MCNIDIQSPEFVKCLEQGEQEAFQRLFETFHKALCFFAARIVRDHLEAEDIVQDVFLSFWKMDRGGFPNLKTIKTFLYNSVQHRCLNYLRDLEIRDRNYRNLKREELDEDYFLCQQIRAEVVAELFGAIDELPDKCKEIFKRSYVDGQEDKKIAEELDISLNTIKTQKQRAKSYLRGRLGDLFVYAGMFFPGL, from the coding sequence ATGTGTAATATTGATATTCAGTCACCGGAGTTTGTGAAATGTTTGGAGCAGGGGGAACAGGAGGCTTTCCAGCGATTGTTCGAGACGTTCCATAAAGCGCTATGCTTTTTTGCGGCTCGTATTGTGCGGGATCATTTGGAGGCGGAGGACATTGTGCAGGATGTTTTCCTTTCCTTTTGGAAAATGGACCGAGGTGGGTTCCCTAACTTGAAAACGATAAAAACCTTTCTATATAACAGCGTGCAACATCGGTGTTTAAATTATCTCCGGGATTTAGAGATTCGGGATCGGAATTATCGAAATCTGAAACGGGAAGAGTTGGATGAGGATTATTTTCTTTGTCAGCAGATTCGGGCAGAAGTGGTGGCTGAACTTTTTGGGGCAATTGATGAGCTGCCGGATAAGTGCAAGGAGATTTTTAAACGTTCTTACGTGGATGGACAGGAGGATAAGAAGATTGCCGAAGAGTTGGATATATCGTTGAATACCATCAAAACACAGAAACAACGGGCAAAGTCTTATTTACGGGGTAGATTAGGTGATTTGTTTGTTTATGCAGGGATGTTTTTTCCTGGTTTGTAA
- a CDS encoding gliding motility lipoprotein GldH: MKNKFCIYILFLLLGCMACNFSSTQEKYKTLGSETWERDSNYKFEFDITQPGSYHISTCIRHTTDYKQRNISCYLIIRHQGVEVDKENSDIIIVDNNGRWVGQGLTGLKTVVQSIERIFHFDSTGIYTVEIKHRMKDKQLKGIKNIGIKIKSITYYGEE; the protein is encoded by the coding sequence ATGAAGAACAAATTTTGTATATACATTCTCTTCCTGTTACTCGGCTGCATGGCTTGTAACTTTTCCTCCACACAGGAAAAATACAAAACACTTGGCAGCGAAACATGGGAACGAGACAGCAATTACAAATTCGAATTCGACATCACGCAACCCGGCAGTTATCATATCAGCACCTGCATCCGTCACACTACCGACTATAAACAAAGAAATATCAGTTGCTACTTGATCATCCGACATCAAGGGGTAGAAGTGGATAAAGAGAATTCAGATATTATCATTGTCGACAATAACGGCAGGTGGGTCGGTCAAGGACTCACGGGACTAAAAACAGTCGTACAATCGATTGAACGGATTTTCCATTTTGACTCCACGGGTATTTATACAGTGGAAATCAAACACCGGATGAAAGACAAACAACTGAAAGGGATTAAAAATATAGGAATTAAAATAAAATCCATAACTTATTATGGCGAAGAATAA
- the trmB gene encoding tRNA (guanosine(46)-N7)-methyltransferase TrmB — protein sequence MAKNKLAKFAEMETLENVFQPTHEEVFRTDYKLKGKWGEQVFGNDHPIVLEVGCGKGEYSVGLGELYPEKNFIGLDIKGARMWTGAKAAKEKGMKNVVFLRTHAEELESIFAPGEVSEIWITFPDPQMAKARKRLTGTRFLSLYRKFLKEDGLIHLKTDSPFLYQYTAELVKANHLPVNVNTDDLYGVGLDDKILGIKTFYERQWLSRGKTIKYIQFSLAGPIQLVEPEIDIEKDDYHSETQFMTRQLKVEN from the coding sequence ATGGCGAAGAATAAACTGGCGAAATTTGCCGAAATGGAAACCTTGGAAAACGTGTTCCAACCCACCCATGAAGAAGTATTCCGCACGGATTACAAGTTAAAGGGAAAATGGGGAGAACAAGTTTTCGGCAATGATCACCCGATCGTTTTAGAAGTGGGATGCGGCAAAGGAGAGTACTCCGTGGGATTAGGCGAACTCTATCCCGAAAAGAACTTTATCGGACTTGACATCAAAGGGGCCCGAATGTGGACAGGAGCGAAAGCCGCAAAAGAAAAAGGAATGAAAAACGTCGTTTTCCTGCGTACTCACGCGGAAGAACTGGAATCCATTTTCGCTCCCGGAGAAGTTTCCGAAATTTGGATTACCTTTCCCGACCCTCAAATGGCAAAAGCCCGCAAACGACTCACGGGAACCCGTTTTCTCTCCCTGTACCGAAAGTTTCTGAAGGAAGACGGCCTGATCCATTTGAAAACAGACAGCCCTTTCCTCTATCAATACACGGCAGAACTGGTCAAGGCGAACCACCTCCCCGTGAACGTCAACACGGATGATCTTTACGGGGTTGGACTGGATGATAAAATTTTAGGCATCAAGACTTTTTATGAACGGCAGTGGCTGTCACGAGGTAAAACCATTAAATACATCCAATTTTCATTAGCTGGGCCTATCCAACTCGTGGAACCCGAAATCGACATTGAAAAGGATGATTATCACAGTGAAACACAATTCATGACGAGACAATTGAAAGTTGAAAATTGA
- a CDS encoding gamma-glutamyl-gamma-aminobutyrate hydrolase family protein, protein MNNIVYPAKLDTLYRAIDYRQSQHDLPLIGISANFENGNSCIEHSYVISILQAGAIPVLLPVHNDIETLRKTIETLDGLMLTGGGDINPLYGNEEPLPPLGSIDAARDQFDFTLVKLAADRQIPIFGICRGHQIINMAFGGTNYQDIYSQHEQQLLKHSQSISREFGSHTVNIVSNTVLHSVLGTDSLIVNSYHHQAVKDVAPGFRVSATSPDGIVEAMEGMPGHRVFSVQWHPEKMAVRPDEQMMKLFHYFVDEATLFKKAKEIHRNSLIVDSHCDTPMKFTEGFNFGERHEDVKVDLPKMQEGREDAVFMVAYLHQDARDDESLQAATQKAVDILFQISEQVKLNENQVGIAYNVDDLIYLKNAGKKAIFLAIENGYAIGKDLNNLSMFKDMGITYITLCHNGSNDICDSAKGEPEHDGLSPFGREVVKEMNRLGIIIDISHTSAKTVQDVLELSTAPIIASHSSARALCDHPRNLTDDQIRAIAAKGGVVQVCLYNWFLSKQPNPTILDAVAHINHIVRLVGIDHVGIGTDFDGDDTEKLTGCRAANEVINLTIELLRQGYTAEELHKLWGDNLLRVLNTVQN, encoded by the coding sequence ATGAATAATATTGTTTATCCGGCAAAGCTGGACACCCTATACCGGGCGATTGACTATCGCCAGTCACAACACGATTTGCCCTTGATCGGCATTTCTGCCAATTTCGAAAACGGGAACTCATGTATCGAACACTCGTACGTGATTTCAATCCTGCAAGCGGGCGCGATACCCGTGCTACTTCCCGTGCATAACGATATCGAAACACTCCGGAAGACCATCGAAACACTCGATGGATTAATGCTTACCGGAGGTGGGGATATTAATCCGCTGTACGGGAACGAGGAGCCTCTCCCCCCGCTCGGAAGTATTGATGCCGCCAGAGATCAATTCGATTTCACGCTGGTAAAACTGGCTGCCGACCGACAAATCCCCATCTTCGGAATCTGCCGCGGGCACCAGATCATTAACATGGCTTTTGGGGGGACAAACTACCAGGACATCTATTCCCAGCATGAACAGCAACTACTGAAACACAGCCAGTCCATCAGCCGGGAATTCGGTTCCCACACGGTAAACATTGTCAGCAACACCGTACTCCATTCTGTTCTCGGAACAGACTCCTTGATCGTGAATTCATACCATCATCAAGCAGTCAAAGACGTGGCTCCCGGATTCCGGGTAAGTGCCACCTCTCCCGACGGGATCGTGGAGGCCATGGAAGGGATGCCCGGACACCGCGTATTCAGCGTGCAATGGCACCCGGAGAAAATGGCCGTTCGCCCGGACGAGCAAATGATGAAATTATTCCATTATTTCGTGGACGAGGCAACCTTGTTTAAGAAAGCCAAAGAGATTCACCGAAACAGTCTTATCGTGGATTCCCATTGTGACACCCCGATGAAATTCACCGAAGGATTCAATTTCGGGGAACGTCACGAGGATGTCAAAGTCGATCTCCCCAAAATGCAGGAAGGACGAGAAGATGCCGTTTTTATGGTAGCCTATCTTCACCAAGATGCCCGGGATGATGAATCCCTGCAAGCTGCCACGCAAAAAGCCGTGGATATTCTTTTCCAGATTTCCGAGCAGGTAAAACTCAATGAAAACCAAGTAGGCATTGCCTATAACGTAGATGATTTGATCTACTTGAAAAATGCCGGAAAGAAAGCCATCTTCCTTGCTATCGAGAACGGGTATGCTATCGGCAAAGATCTCAACAATCTTTCCATGTTCAAAGACATGGGAATCACGTACATTACCTTATGCCACAACGGCAGCAATGATATATGCGATTCCGCCAAAGGTGAGCCGGAACATGACGGATTGAGCCCGTTCGGTCGGGAAGTAGTGAAAGAGATGAACCGCCTCGGTATTATCATCGACATTTCACATACCAGCGCGAAAACGGTGCAAGATGTTCTGGAACTCAGCACGGCACCCATCATCGCATCCCACTCTTCCGCACGAGCTTTATGCGATCACCCGCGGAACCTCACGGATGATCAGATCAGAGCAATAGCAGCTAAAGGTGGAGTGGTACAGGTATGCCTCTACAACTGGTTCCTAAGCAAACAACCCAACCCGACAATTCTGGACGCCGTGGCACATATCAACCATATCGTGCGACTTGTCGGCATTGACCACGTGGGTATCGGCACGGACTTTGACGGCGATGACACGGAAAAACTAACCGGTTGCCGGGCTGCCAATGAAGTGATTAACCTCACGATTGAACTTCTCCGACAAGGGTACACCGCCGAGGAACTGCATAAATTATGGGGAGATAATTTATTGAGAGTATTGAATACCGTGCAAAATTAA
- a CDS encoding NUDIX hydrolase, whose product MTIETLHQKFIHKLPGETAQERMSPQPKYVEGKEGIHQGHPINSAVMMLLVPYQGDLAIPFIKRTNAGKYHGGQMALPGGKSEPGDGNSLNTALRECEEEIGVPPKEVTVIGKLSDVYIPLSNFNITPFVGTIPEMPNFVLSKNEVEKVIIIPLKDLLDDKNKTSQVLYRQEQKIIAPGYKIGENFIWGATAMMISELEAMVKNEQ is encoded by the coding sequence ATGACGATCGAAACGTTACACCAGAAATTTATACACAAACTACCCGGTGAAACAGCACAAGAACGGATGTCTCCCCAGCCGAAATACGTGGAAGGGAAAGAGGGAATCCACCAAGGTCATCCCATCAACAGTGCCGTTATGATGCTCCTTGTTCCCTACCAAGGAGATTTGGCGATACCTTTCATCAAAAGAACAAATGCAGGGAAATATCATGGGGGACAAATGGCCTTACCCGGTGGTAAAAGTGAACCGGGAGACGGGAATAGCCTGAACACGGCATTACGGGAATGTGAAGAAGAGATTGGGGTACCCCCCAAGGAGGTCACGGTTATCGGAAAATTAAGTGACGTGTATATTCCATTAAGTAACTTTAATATAACGCCCTTTGTTGGAACTATCCCAGAAATGCCTAATTTTGTACTCTCGAAAAATGAGGTAGAAAAAGTGATCATCATTCCGTTAAAAGACTTACTGGACGACAAGAATAAAACAAGTCAGGTATTGTACCGGCAGGAACAAAAAATCATAGCCCCGGGTTACAAAATCGGAGAAAATTTCATCTGGGGAGCCACGGCCATGATGATCTCAGAACTGGAAGCCATGGTAAAAAACGAACAATAA